A section of the Lynx canadensis isolate LIC74 chromosome A1, mLynCan4.pri.v2, whole genome shotgun sequence genome encodes:
- the GPR151 gene encoding G-protein coupled receptor 151 produces the protein MLAAASTDSNSSTMNVSSAHLHFAGGYLPSDSKDWRTIVPALLVAVCLVGFMGNLCVIGVLLHSAWKGKPSMIHSLILNLSLADLSLLLFSAPVRATAYFKGVWDLGWFVCKSSDWFIHTCMAAKSLTIVAVAKACFMYASDPAKQVSIHNCTIWSVLVAIWAVASLLPLPEWFFSTTRLHAGVEMCLMDVPPVAERFMAMFGKLYPLLAFCLPLLSASFYFWRAYGQCKKRGTKTQNLRNQMRSRQLTVMLLSIAVTSAVLWLPDWIAWLWIWHLKAGGPAPPQGFIALSQVLMFSISSANPLIFLVMSEEFKEGLKGLWKWMITKKPPTASESQKTPAGNSNVPPDNVPSPESPAPIPEREKPGSPSSSVDRTEKAQIPILPDVEQFWHERDKVPCVQDNDPTPWEHDDQETGDCDK, from the coding sequence ATGCTGGCAGCTGCCTCCACAGACTCTAACTCCAGCACCATGAACGTGTCGTCTGCTCACCTCCACTTTGCCGGAGGGTACCTGCCCTCTGACTCCAAGGACTGGAGGACCATCGTCCCAGCTCTCTTGGTGGCTGTCTGCCTGGTGGGCTTCATGGGGAACCTTTGCGTGATTGGCGTCCTCCTTCATAGCGCTTGGAAAGGGAAGCCATCCATGATCCACTCCCTGATTCTGAATCTAAGCCTGGCtgatctctctctcctgctgtttTCTGCACCCGTCCGAGCGACAGCATACTTCAAAGGGGTTTGGGACCTAGGCTGGTTTGTCTGCAAGTCCTCTGACTGGTTCATCCACACGTGCATGGCAGCCAAGAGCCTGACGATCGTTGCCGTGGCCAAAGCATGCTTCATGTATGCGAGTGACCCAGCCAAGCAAGTAAGTATCCACAACTGCACCATCTGGTCAGTGCTGGTGGCCATCTGGGCTGTAGCTAGCCTGCTCCCCCTGCCAGAATGGTTCTTTAGCACCACCAGGCTTCACGCAGGTGTGGAAATGTGCCTCATGGACGTCCCCCCCGTGGCCGAAAGGTTCATGGCAATGTTTGGTAAGCTCTACCCTCTCCTGGCGTTTTGTCTTCCATTACTCTCTGCCAGTTTTTATTTCTGGAGAGCTTATGGTCAGTGTAAGAAACGAGGCACTAAGACTCAAAATCTGAGAAACCAGATGCGCTCCAGACAGCTCACAGTGATGTTGCTGAGTATCGCTGTCACCTCTGCTGTGCTGTGGCTCCCCGACTGGATAGCGTGGCTGTGGATCTGGCACCTGAAGGCTGGAGGCCCAGCCCCACCACAAGGTTTCATAGCCCTGTCTCAAGTCCTTATGTTTTCCATCTCTTCGGCAAATCCTCTCATTTTCCTAGTGATGTCAGAAGAGTTCAAGGAAGGCCTGAAAGGCTTGTGGAAATGGATGATAACCAAAAAACCACCAACTGCCTCAGAGTCTCAGAAAACACCAGCTGGTAACTCAAATGTCCCTCCCGACAATGTCCCATCTCCAGAGTCCCCAGCACCCataccagagagagagaagcctggcTCTCCCTCCTCCAGTGTAGACAGAACGGAGAAGGCACAGATCCCCATCCTTCCTGATGTAGAGCAGTTTTGGCATGAGAGGGACAAAGTCCCTTGTGTACAAGACAATGACCCTACCCCCTGGGAACATGACGATCAAGAGACGGGAGACTGTGATAAATAG